From a region of the Triticum aestivum cultivar Chinese Spring chromosome 7D, IWGSC CS RefSeq v2.1, whole genome shotgun sequence genome:
- the LOC123164842 gene encoding nascent polypeptide-associated complex subunit alpha, muscle-specific form has translation MVAAAAAGKRKRDLSEDEVYLILHKYSPATILTALQEVAQHAERRSIDWRALVAKTATGITSAREYQMLWRYIAYRHDFIENAEDIGAQPLGDESDLECEIEPFPKPSNEAAAEASRFAKILIYGPSREQGSSHCVNSEVPLLNTPNEKIPRVPSDKQLAQSHRLTNGTGPVSNSKQASHTGLSPDPFDGNGPHKKTKKPKAWSNKEDADLMDGVHKCGEGNWLNILRKYNFDSTRTYVQLSQRWAVICRRQGTTKLAKVKSVTTEFDIKATQKAFSMALDMPMGKPGGFSTLRLGASQQSAQHPAPVFVAAAPELKCATSSSSLPLPVPVSAQGQIPLPRVQPAPAQAAASKVSNTSNKSQNSSKKQNAQANPTNAPSSIQAAAIAAGGRIAPASIATNLLKAAQSSQAVHITPKAKHIRPRGKGSSKTSTSSKASTMAGEPGTQPGSAEHPELPNCSAPTPSPPVLITQSIEQVNVVSEVAGVNPPEQSASAHLLEPDRALSTTPVSGPCDNMEMDDDSTFCAVTMEDLFPEDVKQPEMVKQPEIVKQHEMIDPKGEESIDPKDADMLEFDRFVAQGCLTTDCLDKSKGVKIAPGAQGAIPSQKKQPKQQPTVVKSIPASARAPATVKKTKTLASHGATFPSTVTSSGLVGTGNAGVLSKAIYRKSPGPGTTGKQNRCQEIMAQKQHAMSSNSSAMARNAAPGVGTPARNAAPGVGTPARNAAPGVGIPAKNMSPGAGTPVRNAVPATGTLAKNMAPATGAPARNAAPGTGITPARNLLTGTGTPPARNSLTGTATPPVRTAAPGTATPPVRNPAPSAGTPPGRNSLTGTGTPASRQYTPVVNGASKGNPPASQ, from the exons atggtggcggcggcggctgcggggaaGCGGAAGCGAGatctctccgaggacgaggtgtaCCTCATCCTCCACAA GTACTCGCCCGCGACAATCCTGACGGCGCTTCAGGAGGTGGCGCAGCACGCGGAGAGAAGGAGCATCGACTGGAGGGCGCTGGTGGCCAAGACAGCCACGGGGATCACCTCCGCCCGCGAGTACCAGATGCTTTGGCGCTACATCGCCTACCGACATGACTTCATCGAGAACGCCGAGGACATCGGCGCCCAGCCTCTG GGTGATGAGAGCGACTTGGAATGTGAGATTGAACCCTTTCCTAAGCCGAGCAACGAAGCTGCAGCTGAGGCCTCCCGGTTCGCGAAG ATCTTAATCTATGGACCTTCACGTGAGCAAGGTTCTAGTCATTGTGTTAACTCAGAAGTTCCTCTGCTAAACACTCCAAATGAGAAGATACCGCGTGTTCCATCTGACAAACAGCTTGCTCAGAGCCATCGTCTAACAAATGGTACAGGTCCAGTTTCCAACTCAAAACAGGCATCCCATACAGGGTTATCTCCTGATCCTTTTGATGGGAATGGACCTCATAAAAAGACAAAGAAGCCTAAAGCATGGTCCAACAAGGAGGATGCAGACTTAATGGATGGTGTACATAAGTGTGGTGAAGGAAATTGGCTGAACATTCTGCGTAAATATAACTTCGATAGCACAAGAACTTATGTTCAATTGTCTCAG AGATGGGCAGTCATTTGCAGGCGTCAAGGAACAACCAAGCTTGCTAAAGTTAAATCAGTCACCACGGAGTTCGATATAAAAGCTACTCAAAAGGCATTCTCTATGGCTCTTGATATGCCTATGGGGAAGCCTGGTGGATTCTCTACATTAAGATTAG GAGCTTcacaacaaagcgctcaacatcctgCTCCAGTATTCGTTGCTGCGGCACCCGAGTTAAAATGTGCAACATCCTCTTCATCACTCCCGTTGCCAGTACCAGTGTCAGCACAAGGGCAGATTCCACTTCCTCGGGTGCAACCAGCTCCTGCTCAAGCTGCAGCCTCAAAAGTGTCAAATACTTCAAACAAGTCACAAAATAGCTCTAAGaagcaaaatgcacaagcaaatcCTACAAATGCTCCTTCCTCGATACAAGCTGCAGCTATTGCTGCTGGTGGACGAATCGCCCCAGCAAGCATCGCCACCAATTTATTGAAAGCTGCACAATCCTCGCAAGCTGTGCACATAACCCCGAAAGCTAAGCACATAAGACCTCGAGGAAAAGGATCTTCAAAAACTTCTACAAGCTCTAAAGCATCCACTATGGCTGGTGAGCCTGGAACACAGCCTGGTAGTGCTGAACACCCAGAACTTCCAAACTGTAGTGCCCCTACACCATCTCCTCCGGTTTTGATAACACAGTCAATTGAGCAAGTTAATGTTGTGTCAGAAGTTGCAGGAGTTAACCCCCCTGAACAATCTGCTAGTGCACATTTGTTGGAACCTGATAGAGCATTGAGCACCACACCAGTGTCTGGCCCATGCGACAATATGGAGATGGACGACGACTCTACATTTTGTGCAGTCACGATGGAGGACTTGTTTCCTGAAGACGTGAAGCAGCCGGAGATGGTGAAGCAGCCAGAGATAGTGAAGCAGCATGAGATGATAGACCCCAAAGGTGAGGAGAGCATAGATCCCAAGGATGCCGACATGCTGGAGTTCGATCGCTTTGTTGCCCAAGGATGCTTGACTACAGATTGTTTGGATAAGAGCAAAGGTGTCAAAATTGCTCCTGGAGCTCAAGGTGCTATTCCCAGCCAGAAGAAACAACCGAAACAGCAACCCACAGTTGTGAAAAGCATCCCTGCGTCTGCTAGAGCACCAGCAACCGTGAAGAAGACCAAAACTCTAGCTTCACATGGGGCGACCTTTCCATCAACAGTCACCTCTAGTGGCCTTGTTGGCACAGGCAATGCTGGTGTGCTGAGTAAAGCAATATATCGGAAGTCACCTGGCCCAGGCACCACAGGCAAACAAAATAGGTGCCAAGAAATTATGGCCCAGAAGCAGCATGCTATGAGCTCAAATAGTAGTGCAATGGCCAGGAATGCAGCTCCTGGCGTCGGAACACCAGCCAGGAATGCGGCTCCGGGGGTTGGAACACCAGCCAGGAATGCGGCTCCGGGCGTTGGAATACCAGCCAAGAATATGTCTCCCGGTGCCGGAACACCAGTTAGGAATGCGGTTCCAGCCACCGGAACACTAGCTAAAAATATGGCTCCTGCCACCGGAGCACCAGCCAGGAATGCGGCTCCTGGCACTGGAATAACACCAGCCAGGAACTTGCTTACTGGCACTGGAACACCACCAGCCAGGAACTCGCTTACCGGCACTGCAACACCACCAGTCAGGACTGCGGCTCCTGGCACTGCAACACCACCAGTCAGGAACCCGGCTCCCAGTGCTGGAACTCCACCAGGCAGGAACTCGCTTACCGGCACCGGAACACCAGCCAGTCGCCAATATACCCCAGTGGTGAATGGGGCTAGCAAGGGGAATCCACCTGCCAGCCAATAG